In Bacillus cereus ATCC 14579, a single window of DNA contains:
- a CDS encoding sugar phosphate nucleotidyltransferase — MKGVILAGGKGRRLRPLTCNTPKPMLPLLEKPVLEYNIELLRQHGIREIAITVQYMSTTIKQYFGDGSKWGVNLYYFEDSPPLGTAGSIKQAEQFLDETFVVISGDALTDFQLSEGIRFHEQKKRMVTMFVKEVENPLSFGLVVMNKDQEVTRYIEKPGWNEVVSNVVNTGIYIMEPEIFSYIPPRQFFDFSHDVFPLLANKNVLFAYLSEGYWLDIGTFNQYRQAQFDLLTKKLQVPIPYTEVLPMVWMGEGVTIGKGTKIHGPSFIGEGAKIGTGAVIEPYSIIGKNSIVSNYSHLQKSIVFANTHIGKYCELLETTIGERTIVEDDVTLFQKSVVADHCHIGRSTVIKQKGKLWPYKAIDSHSIVGAAGIQESEMSAGWLQKSRIVGRGNVEITPQFIVKIAMAYGSLFKKGESILIGSQENIETTSYKNLFLHAIHGIGIHTMECKEMNESLFQYSVHHLQCAGGVFIQVENENEIVIKLYGQAGMPLTYKQQKEIEQVYMSELFYYVHEKEMGRNKLVHVSMNEYIEVILEHIDIEKIQMQKFHLLINKRNDTLQHLLMLFLQRLGCTVTWIYASEQKDHVKALMKSSKANMALMFSEQGNHFELYDKHSNIYQGTDLEEVDIPDFLLESTGNIYPMSLKLGECYLLFYTQDERKSFQVRWKRDILYRIGKLFELIALQGKTFLSIVEQSPPLYLLYDEVVCSWNEKGEIMRKLLDDIERKGEGIFEGVQFKYTEKEWSYIVSDTKQPKFLVYSHARNPVIARENMKNLIEKIRQYQKV, encoded by the coding sequence ATGAAGGGGGTTATTTTAGCTGGAGGAAAAGGAAGGCGCCTTAGACCATTAACATGTAATACTCCAAAGCCGATGTTACCATTATTAGAAAAACCAGTTTTAGAATATAATATTGAGTTATTACGCCAGCATGGTATTCGTGAAATTGCAATTACTGTTCAATATATGAGTACGACCATTAAGCAATATTTTGGTGACGGTAGTAAATGGGGAGTTAACTTGTATTATTTTGAAGACTCTCCTCCGCTTGGCACAGCAGGGAGTATTAAACAAGCAGAACAATTTTTAGATGAAACATTTGTTGTGATAAGCGGGGATGCATTAACTGACTTTCAATTATCAGAAGGAATTAGGTTTCATGAACAAAAGAAAAGAATGGTAACAATGTTTGTGAAAGAAGTAGAAAATCCACTCTCATTTGGATTGGTTGTAATGAATAAAGACCAGGAGGTTACACGATATATAGAAAAGCCGGGCTGGAATGAGGTAGTATCTAATGTTGTGAATACAGGCATATATATTATGGAGCCAGAAATCTTTTCTTACATACCGCCTAGGCAATTTTTTGATTTCAGTCATGATGTGTTTCCGTTATTGGCAAACAAAAATGTGTTATTCGCATATTTGTCAGAAGGTTATTGGTTAGATATCGGCACATTTAATCAATATCGACAAGCACAATTTGATTTGTTAACGAAAAAGTTACAAGTACCTATTCCTTATACAGAAGTATTACCGATGGTATGGATGGGAGAAGGGGTGACGATTGGTAAAGGGACGAAAATTCATGGCCCCTCTTTTATTGGAGAAGGAGCAAAGATTGGTACAGGAGCTGTAATTGAGCCATATTCTATTATTGGGAAAAATAGTATCGTTTCAAATTATTCTCATCTTCAAAAAAGTATTGTTTTTGCAAATACCCACATTGGGAAGTATTGTGAACTATTAGAAACGACAATAGGAGAGCGTACAATAGTTGAAGATGATGTTACACTGTTTCAAAAAAGTGTTGTAGCGGATCACTGTCACATCGGAAGAAGTACGGTAATTAAGCAAAAAGGAAAACTATGGCCTTATAAGGCGATTGATAGTCATTCGATAGTAGGAGCGGCTGGTATTCAAGAGAGTGAAATGAGTGCAGGGTGGTTACAAAAAAGCCGCATTGTAGGAAGAGGGAATGTTGAAATTACTCCCCAGTTTATCGTGAAGATTGCGATGGCGTATGGTTCTCTTTTTAAAAAAGGAGAAAGTATATTAATTGGAAGTCAAGAAAATATAGAAACAACCTCTTATAAAAATTTATTTTTACATGCTATTCATGGTATAGGGATTCATACGATGGAATGTAAAGAAATGAACGAGTCACTTTTTCAATATAGTGTTCATCATTTGCAATGTGCAGGTGGGGTTTTCATTCAAGTGGAGAATGAGAATGAGATTGTTATAAAGTTGTATGGTCAAGCTGGCATGCCGTTAACGTATAAGCAGCAAAAAGAGATAGAACAAGTATATATGTCCGAATTGTTTTATTACGTGCATGAGAAAGAGATGGGGCGAAATAAGCTCGTTCATGTTTCTATGAATGAGTATATAGAAGTTATATTGGAGCATATTGATATCGAGAAAATACAGATGCAGAAGTTTCATCTTCTTATTAATAAGAGAAATGATACGTTGCAACATTTACTCATGCTCTTTCTGCAAAGACTTGGTTGTACAGTTACATGGATTTATGCAAGCGAACAAAAAGATCATGTGAAAGCTTTGATGAAATCAAGTAAAGCGAATATGGCTCTTATGTTTTCTGAGCAAGGAAATCATTTCGAGTTATACGATAAACATAGTAATATTTACCAAGGTACAGATTTGGAAGAGGTAGATATTCCAGATTTCTTACTCGAATCGACAGGAAATATTTACCCAATGTCTTTGAAGTTAGGAGAATGTTATCTTCTATTTTATACGCAGGATGAAAGAAAGTCGTTTCAAGTAAGGTGGAAGCGAGATATTTTATATCGGATTGGAAAATTATTCGAGCTAATAGCATTGCAAGGAAAAACGTTTCTCAGCATAGTAGAGCAATCACCTCCGCTCTATTTACTTTATGATGAAGTGGTATGTTCATGGAATGAAAAAGGGGAAATTATGAGGAAATTATTGGATGATATAGAAAGGAAGGGAGAAGGTATATTTGAAGGAGTACAGTTCAAATATACTGAAAAAGAGTGGTCTTATATCGTTTCTGACACAAAACAACCAAAATTTTTGGTGTATTCACATGCTAGAAACCCAGTAATAGCAAGGGAAAATATGAAAAATCTTATAGAAAAAATTAGACAATATCAAAAGGTGTAG
- the phoU gene encoding phosphate signaling complex protein PhoU has protein sequence MVREQFQGDLKALQQKVIELGELANAALLIAMEGLHTRDVEKALEVIDGDYRMDNLEEEINDLALMLITKQQPVASDLRRIFISIKTATDLERIADHAVNIAKATIRLGEKEVAVSLHNLDEMFAVANEMLHLALEAYEQENLTFAKQIAEMDDSVDEIYGKAIREFISSVPEQPEAITQITQLSFVARYIERVADHITNIAENVFYLVKGKHYLLNE, from the coding sequence ATGGTAAGAGAACAGTTTCAAGGTGATTTAAAAGCGTTACAGCAAAAGGTGATTGAGCTTGGAGAATTAGCAAATGCGGCTTTATTGATTGCTATGGAAGGTCTGCATACAAGGGATGTAGAGAAAGCGTTAGAGGTCATTGATGGTGATTACCGCATGGATAATTTAGAAGAGGAAATAAACGATCTTGCGCTTATGCTCATTACGAAGCAGCAACCTGTAGCAAGTGACTTAAGAAGGATTTTTATTTCAATTAAAACAGCGACAGATTTAGAGCGCATTGCAGATCATGCTGTTAATATTGCAAAGGCTACAATTCGTCTTGGGGAAAAAGAAGTGGCTGTTAGTTTGCACAACCTAGATGAAATGTTTGCGGTTGCAAATGAGATGTTGCATTTAGCGTTAGAAGCATATGAACAAGAAAATTTAACTTTTGCGAAACAAATTGCTGAAATGGATGATTCCGTTGATGAAATATATGGAAAAGCAATTCGTGAGTTTATATCTTCAGTTCCGGAACAACCAGAAGCAATTACGCAAATTACACAATTATCATTTGTCGCGAGATATATTGAGCGTGTAGCAGATCATATTACAAATATTGCTGAAAATGTCTTTTATTTAGTAAAAGGAAAGCATTATTTATTGAATGAGTAG
- the pstB gene encoding phosphate ABC transporter ATP-binding protein yields MVATVVNVQVKNEEKIETAPKKVVFDTKNLNLWYGEDHALKDINLSIHENEVTAIIGPSGCGKSTYLKTLNRMVELVPIVRTTGVIEYRERNIFDKSYPVEELRTHVGMVFQKPNPFPKSIYENVTYGPKIHGIRDKKTLDEIVEKSLRGAAIWDELKDRLHDNAYGLSGGQQQRLCIARCLAIEPDVILMDEPTSALDPISTLKVEELIQELKKDFSIVIVTHNMQQAARISDKTAFFLSGEVVEYTDTNKLFTTPSDKRTEDYITGRFG; encoded by the coding sequence ATGGTAGCAACAGTAGTAAATGTACAGGTGAAAAACGAAGAGAAAATCGAGACTGCGCCAAAGAAGGTAGTATTTGATACGAAAAACTTAAATTTATGGTACGGGGAAGACCATGCTTTAAAAGATATTAATTTAAGTATTCATGAGAATGAAGTTACAGCCATTATCGGTCCAAGTGGCTGTGGTAAATCAACGTACTTAAAAACATTAAATCGCATGGTAGAGTTAGTACCGATCGTTCGAACTACAGGTGTAATTGAGTATAGAGAACGCAATATATTTGATAAATCATATCCAGTTGAAGAATTAAGAACGCATGTAGGAATGGTGTTCCAAAAGCCAAATCCATTTCCAAAATCTATTTATGAGAATGTAACATACGGTCCAAAAATCCATGGTATTCGTGACAAAAAGACATTAGATGAAATTGTTGAAAAAAGTTTACGTGGAGCAGCGATTTGGGATGAGTTAAAAGATCGTTTGCACGATAATGCATACGGTTTATCTGGTGGACAGCAACAGCGTCTATGCATCGCACGCTGCTTAGCTATTGAGCCAGACGTTATTTTAATGGATGAGCCAACATCGGCATTAGACCCAATTTCAACATTAAAAGTAGAAGAATTAATTCAAGAGCTAAAGAAAGATTTTAGTATTGTTATCGTAACGCATAATATGCAACAAGCAGCGCGTATTTCAGACAAAACAGCTTTCTTCTTAAGCGGGGAAGTTGTGGAGTATACAGATACAAACAAATTATTTACGACTCCTTCAGATAAGCGTACAGAAGATTATATTACAGGTCGCTTTGGTTGA
- the pstA gene encoding phosphate ABC transporter permease PstA: MRMLNHKKIQKNMASRFLKDRIYKLLFYIAILFSIVILFLLLFQIVEKGISYLSIDFFTNFASRNPKEAGIAAALSGTILFMSIVIPVSFIFGVGTALYLEQYAKESIFKKIIEINNQTLAGVPSVVFGLLGLTIFVYALHLGESIVAAALTMSLLVLPTVVVASQEAIRSVPSVLLEGSYGLGATKWQTMYQIVLPYAFPGIITGCTLAISRAIGEAAPLLVIGALAFANYVPFSMFDRFTVLPIQIFNWMSRPQEEFQYVAAAGMIVLLGLLLFINIFVLWLRNRK; this comes from the coding sequence ATGCGAATGTTGAATCATAAAAAAATACAAAAAAATATGGCATCACGCTTTTTAAAAGATCGAATTTACAAATTGTTATTTTATATAGCAATTTTATTTTCAATCGTAATTTTGTTTTTGTTACTGTTTCAAATTGTTGAAAAAGGTATAAGTTATCTTTCAATAGATTTCTTTACAAATTTCGCTTCACGTAATCCGAAAGAAGCTGGTATTGCTGCAGCTTTGTCAGGGACAATATTATTTATGAGTATTGTTATACCTGTTTCTTTTATATTTGGAGTTGGAACAGCACTTTATTTAGAGCAATATGCGAAGGAATCTATATTTAAAAAAATAATAGAGATTAATAATCAAACGTTAGCAGGAGTACCATCCGTTGTATTTGGATTGCTTGGTTTAACTATTTTTGTATATGCTCTTCATTTAGGAGAGAGTATAGTTGCAGCAGCATTGACGATGAGTCTACTCGTTTTACCAACAGTTGTTGTGGCGAGTCAAGAAGCAATTCGATCAGTACCAAGTGTTTTATTAGAGGGTTCTTACGGATTAGGTGCTACGAAGTGGCAAACGATGTATCAAATTGTATTGCCATATGCTTTCCCAGGGATTATAACGGGCTGTACGTTAGCGATATCAAGAGCAATTGGAGAGGCTGCACCACTATTAGTTATTGGGGCACTTGCGTTTGCAAATTATGTTCCATTTAGTATGTTTGATAGATTTACAGTTCTACCAATTCAAATTTTTAATTGGATGAGTAGGCCACAAGAAGAATTTCAGTATGTAGCAGCAGCTGGGATGATTGTTTTGTTAGGTTTGTTGCTATTTATCAATATATTTGTTTTATGGTTACGAAATCGAAAATAA
- the pstC gene encoding phosphate ABC transporter permease subunit PstC, with the protein MAHNDKSQITFSVQHLIERNTKQRKKTQRINRIVPLLLKIIASVSIVTTLGIVFTLSNETIMFFQKISLYSFLTEKEWLPFFEDPKFGILPLICGTFLVTAIAMFVAIPIGLACAVFLSEYASNSARKILKPMLELLAGIPTIVYGFFALTVVTPLLQRIIPDLQFFNAISPGIVIGFMMMPTIASLSEDAMRAVAKGTKEASLALGATRFEMVKQVVFPSAFTGIMAAIILAASRAIGETMIVVIAAGSTPNVSLDPTHSIQTLTAYIVQVSLGDAPHGTITYYSMYAVGATLFLFTFIMNIISQSIMRRFRRMT; encoded by the coding sequence TTGGCTCATAATGACAAAAGTCAAATTACATTTTCTGTACAACATTTGATTGAAAGAAATACAAAACAAAGAAAAAAAACGCAGCGAATCAATCGAATAGTACCTTTATTACTAAAAATAATTGCTAGTGTTTCTATTGTGACGACACTCGGCATTGTTTTTACGCTCTCTAATGAAACAATCATGTTTTTTCAAAAAATATCATTATACTCCTTTTTGACGGAGAAAGAATGGTTACCATTTTTTGAAGACCCTAAATTCGGTATATTACCACTTATATGTGGAACGTTCCTTGTAACAGCAATTGCTATGTTTGTAGCAATTCCTATCGGTTTAGCGTGTGCCGTATTTTTAAGCGAATATGCTTCAAATAGTGCACGGAAAATATTAAAGCCGATGTTAGAGCTATTAGCAGGTATCCCGACAATTGTATATGGTTTTTTTGCATTAACAGTTGTTACACCGCTTTTACAAAGGATTATACCAGATTTACAGTTTTTTAATGCGATTAGTCCAGGAATCGTTATCGGATTTATGATGATGCCTACAATTGCATCTCTATCTGAAGATGCGATGAGAGCTGTGGCGAAAGGGACGAAAGAAGCTTCATTAGCACTCGGAGCGACGCGGTTTGAAATGGTAAAACAAGTGGTGTTTCCGTCCGCTTTTACAGGGATTATGGCAGCAATTATATTAGCAGCTTCTCGTGCGATTGGTGAAACGATGATCGTTGTAATTGCAGCAGGATCCACACCAAATGTATCGCTTGATCCGACACATTCTATTCAAACGTTAACAGCCTATATTGTGCAAGTAAGTTTAGGTGATGCTCCGCATGGAACGATTACGTATTACAGCATGTATGCTGTAGGTGCAACATTATTTTTGTTTACCTTTATTATGAACATCATTTCGCAGTCAATTATGCGCCGTTTTAGGAGGATGACATAA
- a CDS encoding PstS family phosphate ABC transporter substrate-binding protein gives MKWMRTPIKVFVLSIWFLCFEMSTAFALNDTGEVRVDGSSTVFPIIEAVAEEYTKVHPDVKISISISGTGGGFNRFSKGEVDINNASRVMKQVEKNEMKKNSIQFTPFEVANDGLTIVVNRHNTWVDDMSVDELRLLWSEDGREKRWSQIHSTWPREQVKFYAPGVDSGTYDYFQNVILQNHRIVKKVSLSEDDQVIMQGVMNDKHAIAFVGYAYYMANRDKVKAIKVNGVFPTKETIQSGKYEPLSRPLLTYVNNASIRNKMNVANYVEFMIQHVGNLAEEVGYVKLRKEKYNEQLRMLTEIKR, from the coding sequence GTGAAATGGATGCGTACACCGATTAAAGTTTTCGTATTATCAATATGGTTCCTCTGTTTTGAAATGTCTACTGCATTTGCTTTAAATGATACGGGAGAAGTGAGAGTTGATGGATCCTCAACGGTTTTTCCTATTATAGAAGCAGTAGCGGAGGAATATACAAAGGTGCATCCAGACGTGAAAATTTCCATCAGTATTTCTGGAACTGGGGGAGGATTTAATCGTTTCAGTAAAGGAGAAGTAGATATAAATAATGCTTCGAGAGTAATGAAACAAGTCGAGAAAAATGAAATGAAGAAAAACTCTATTCAGTTCACACCTTTTGAGGTTGCTAACGACGGTCTTACGATTGTTGTGAATCGCCATAATACATGGGTAGACGATATGTCAGTAGACGAGTTACGACTACTTTGGAGTGAAGATGGAAGAGAGAAGCGATGGTCACAAATTCATTCAACATGGCCACGTGAACAAGTGAAGTTTTATGCACCAGGCGTAGACTCTGGTACGTATGATTATTTTCAAAATGTCATCTTACAAAATCATCGCATTGTAAAAAAAGTCTCTTTGTCTGAAGATGATCAAGTTATTATGCAAGGGGTAATGAATGATAAACATGCCATTGCTTTTGTAGGATATGCTTATTATATGGCTAATCGAGATAAGGTGAAAGCAATAAAAGTAAATGGTGTATTTCCGACGAAAGAGACCATTCAATCAGGTAAGTATGAGCCGTTATCTAGGCCGCTACTTACTTATGTGAATAATGCATCTATCCGAAATAAAATGAATGTAGCAAACTATGTTGAGTTTATGATTCAGCATGTCGGTAACCTCGCTGAAGAGGTCGGATATGTAAAATTAAGAAAAGAAAAATACAATGAACAGCTGCGTATGTTAACAGAAATAAAAAGGTAA
- a CDS encoding peptidoglycan D,D-transpeptidase FtsI family protein: protein MSKKQKQNKKKTHVPFRLNVLFFCVFLMFSAVIVRLGYVQIVRGEEYKNEVEKKENSTISNPVPRGKIFDRYGRAVVDNVAIRTITFTKMKGSTAEDRLETAKKLADLIEVPTDKLTDRDKKDYWLAMHKEEAEEKITNKDRQEFKDKKIDDKELDERQRSRVTEEEVNQLSAKDLEILAIKSKMDGGYAMTPQVIKKDATEKEYSIISENLAALPGVDTNVDWDRKYTYDDLFRSVLGGVSTSDEGLPRERLDYYLVRDYNRNDRVGKSYLEQQYEDSLHGTKAEVRNVTDKNGNILETINVSKGQSGNDLNLTIDMELQKRVEDILAKNLMRFKGSEPLLDRAFVVMMNPKNGEVLSMAGKQLVNEDGQTKVNDFALGTMTSSYPMGSTVKGATVLTGYQTGAIQPGSVQLDEPIKLKGTPTKSSWKTMGYINDLTALKMSSNVHMFKTAMNIAGVQYVRGGTLHTPQKAFDTMRYYFGQFGLGVKTGIDLPNESAGQMGRSSQPGFLLDLSIGQYDTYTPLQLAQYISTIANGGYRMQPQVVKEIRQPAVKPDEVGKVVQSMEPKVLNRVDMPESQIKRVQEGFRQVYNDSGGTATKYFTGAKYKAAGKTGTAQTVYGGDKEIGRKANGERVETYNLTLVGYAPLEDPEVAFSVVVPWVHDDKTGINGYIGREIMDAYFDLKNKEVNGEAPKDDKDNKNKEQDDE from the coding sequence ATGAGCAAGAAACAGAAGCAAAATAAGAAAAAGACCCACGTTCCTTTTCGGTTAAACGTGCTGTTTTTCTGCGTGTTTTTAATGTTCTCCGCGGTTATTGTAAGGCTCGGATATGTACAAATTGTTCGTGGTGAAGAATATAAGAATGAAGTGGAGAAGAAAGAAAACTCAACGATAAGTAATCCTGTACCGCGTGGGAAAATATTTGACCGTTATGGGCGAGCTGTAGTAGATAATGTAGCCATTCGTACTATTACATTTACAAAAATGAAAGGATCAACTGCAGAAGATCGCTTAGAAACAGCGAAAAAGCTAGCAGATTTGATTGAAGTACCGACAGATAAATTAACGGATCGCGATAAAAAGGATTATTGGCTTGCTATGCATAAAGAGGAAGCTGAAGAAAAAATTACGAATAAAGATCGTCAAGAGTTTAAAGATAAAAAAATTGATGATAAAGAATTAGACGAGCGCCAGCGAAGTCGTGTAACAGAAGAAGAGGTTAATCAATTATCCGCAAAAGATCTAGAAATACTAGCGATTAAGAGTAAGATGGATGGCGGATATGCAATGACACCTCAAGTTATTAAAAAGGATGCTACAGAAAAGGAATATTCGATTATTAGTGAAAACTTAGCAGCATTACCAGGTGTAGATACGAATGTTGATTGGGATCGAAAATATACGTACGATGATTTATTCCGAAGTGTACTTGGTGGGGTGTCGACATCTGATGAAGGTTTACCTAGAGAAAGACTAGATTACTATCTTGTTCGTGATTATAATCGAAATGACCGAGTAGGAAAAAGTTATCTTGAGCAACAGTATGAAGATAGCCTACACGGTACGAAAGCAGAAGTTAGAAATGTTACAGATAAAAACGGTAATATTTTAGAAACGATTAATGTATCAAAAGGACAAAGTGGTAATGACCTGAACTTAACAATTGATATGGAATTACAAAAGCGCGTGGAAGATATTCTTGCGAAGAATTTAATGAGGTTTAAAGGAAGCGAACCTCTTTTAGATCGCGCATTCGTTGTAATGATGAACCCAAAAAATGGCGAAGTTTTATCTATGGCGGGGAAACAATTAGTTAACGAAGATGGTCAAACGAAAGTAAATGATTTTGCATTAGGTACCATGACAAGTTCTTATCCGATGGGATCAACTGTAAAAGGTGCAACAGTACTTACTGGATATCAAACTGGTGCGATTCAACCAGGATCGGTGCAATTGGATGAACCAATTAAATTAAAAGGTACACCTACGAAGTCGTCTTGGAAAACGATGGGATACATTAATGACCTTACAGCTTTAAAAATGTCTTCAAACGTTCACATGTTTAAAACAGCGATGAATATCGCCGGTGTTCAGTATGTGAGAGGTGGTACGTTACATACACCTCAAAAAGCATTTGACACGATGCGTTATTATTTCGGACAGTTTGGACTTGGTGTAAAAACAGGAATTGATTTACCGAATGAATCTGCTGGTCAGATGGGTAGAAGTAGTCAACCAGGTTTCTTACTAGATTTATCAATTGGACAGTATGATACGTATACACCGCTTCAATTAGCGCAATATATTTCGACGATTGCCAATGGCGGATATCGTATGCAACCACAAGTTGTAAAAGAAATTCGTCAACCGGCAGTGAAACCGGATGAAGTTGGGAAAGTTGTTCAATCTATGGAACCGAAAGTATTAAATCGTGTTGATATGCCAGAATCGCAAATTAAACGTGTTCAAGAAGGATTTAGACAAGTTTATAATGATTCAGGTGGTACAGCTACAAAATACTTTACAGGTGCAAAATATAAAGCGGCAGGGAAGACAGGTACCGCGCAAACTGTGTATGGCGGAGATAAAGAGATTGGTAGAAAGGCAAACGGTGAACGTGTGGAAACATATAACTTAACATTAGTAGGTTATGCGCCACTTGAAGATCCAGAAGTAGCATTCTCTGTTGTCGTTCCGTGGGTACATGATGATAAGACTGGTATTAATGGATATATTGGTCGTGAAATTATGGACGCTTACTTTGATTTGAAAAACAAAGAAGTAAATGGTGAAGCTCCAAAAGATGATAAAGACAATAAAAATAAAGAGCAAGATGATGAATAA
- a CDS encoding MFS transporter → MKWKHIIGDVEVNRDLVLLLLIGGLYTLAISLSNTFVNIYLWKQTQNYVNLGLYNLASVVLQPLTFLVGGKLAKRIDRSILLRIGVGTLAIFFIVVLVAGKSASQYILLMGALLGVGYGFYWLAFNLLTFEITEPETRDFFNGFLGLLTSFSGMIGPIAAGYTISRMEKWSGYTVIFFLSLALFAIAVVLSFFLSKRECEGRYEIVQVLKERRIDKNWGKITRAHFFQGLREGTFIFVISVYVYLATNSEFALGKYSLVNSAVSFVCYYLVARMLKKEWRKKAILLGGIILYAVVFLVIFNVTYTKLLIYAACIAIAYPILLVPYGSMTYDVIGRAKNAREWRVEYVVVRELWLNAGRICSILSFLCAVLFFPPEKSLPYLLCILGAGHFLIYFAVKNVKYDERNASKASVVTQGNAQNQTEPEG, encoded by the coding sequence ATGAAATGGAAACATATAATTGGTGACGTTGAAGTGAATCGGGATTTAGTGTTATTGCTCCTTATAGGAGGTTTATACACGCTCGCAATTTCTTTATCGAATACGTTTGTAAATATTTATTTATGGAAACAAACACAAAATTATGTGAATCTTGGCTTGTATAATTTAGCCAGCGTGGTATTACAGCCTCTCACATTTCTTGTAGGGGGAAAATTAGCGAAACGTATCGATCGCTCGATTTTATTACGAATAGGAGTAGGGACGCTCGCAATTTTTTTTATTGTTGTCTTAGTAGCAGGGAAAAGTGCTTCTCAGTATATTTTATTAATGGGGGCTCTTTTAGGAGTAGGATACGGTTTTTACTGGTTGGCTTTTAACTTATTGACATTTGAAATTACAGAACCAGAAACAAGAGATTTCTTTAATGGATTTCTTGGACTTCTTACATCCTTCTCTGGAATGATTGGACCAATAGCAGCAGGATACACAATTTCACGTATGGAGAAATGGAGTGGCTATACTGTTATATTCTTTCTTTCATTAGCTCTATTTGCAATTGCTGTCGTCTTAAGCTTCTTTTTATCTAAAAGAGAATGTGAAGGGCGTTATGAAATCGTGCAAGTATTGAAAGAACGACGGATTGATAAAAATTGGGGAAAGATTACACGAGCTCATTTTTTCCAAGGATTGAGAGAAGGAACGTTTATTTTTGTCATTTCAGTATATGTTTATTTAGCAACTAATAGTGAGTTTGCATTAGGGAAATACAGTTTAGTGAACTCTGCTGTATCCTTTGTATGTTATTACTTAGTTGCTCGTATGTTAAAGAAGGAGTGGCGAAAAAAAGCAATTTTACTTGGAGGCATTATTTTATATGCTGTCGTCTTTTTAGTTATTTTCAATGTTACATACACGAAATTACTTATTTATGCGGCATGTATTGCAATTGCATATCCTATTTTACTTGTTCCGTACGGATCAATGACATATGACGTAATTGGTAGAGCGAAAAATGCGAGAGAATGGCGTGTGGAATATGTCGTTGTTCGGGAGCTGTGGTTAAACGCCGGAAGAATCTGTTCCATTTTAAGTTTTTTATGTGCTGTACTATTCTTTCCACCTGAAAAAAGTTTACCTTACTTATTATGTATTTTAGGTGCTGGACATTTTCTTATTTATTTTGCAGTTAAAAATGTCAAATATGATGAGAGAAATGCGAGTAAAGCAAGTGTTGTAACGCAAGGGAACGCGCAAAACCAAACTGAACCAGAAGGTTAA
- the yqgB gene encoding protein YqgB, which yields MSIFTQFVKSIYSPKDMALFRFQKIGKTILYIMLLCLITTIPRTFLYGSFIQDGVGMVNQVIDKDLPDFKIENGELKADIDQPIEKEEGNTLFVFDPNSTDLEKYQNKTGLFVLKDKVVSMGNGQTQTYSYNDLLGASLEKKDLQEFISLFDNIYPILLFVIGFLVYLFQLFITFVGVTLLAFIGSAMSGQRKLSYKQVWTLTAYSYTIPTIFFMIMDACKIVVPGSTFIYIAVVLIVLYLTIKEVPKPKEK from the coding sequence ATGTCCATATTTACCCAATTCGTAAAAAGCATATACTCGCCTAAAGATATGGCGCTATTCCGTTTTCAAAAAATCGGTAAAACCATTTTGTATATTATGCTACTTTGCTTAATTACTACTATTCCAAGAACTTTTTTGTACGGTAGTTTTATCCAGGATGGTGTTGGCATGGTAAATCAAGTCATCGATAAAGATTTACCTGATTTTAAAATCGAAAATGGCGAACTAAAAGCCGATATTGATCAACCTATTGAAAAAGAAGAAGGAAATACACTTTTCGTATTTGATCCAAATTCAACAGACCTAGAAAAATATCAAAATAAAACAGGTTTATTTGTTTTAAAAGATAAAGTAGTCTCTATGGGAAATGGTCAAACACAAACGTATTCTTATAACGATTTGTTAGGTGCATCTCTTGAGAAAAAAGATCTACAAGAATTTATTTCTTTATTCGATAATATTTATCCAATTTTATTATTTGTTATTGGATTCTTAGTGTACCTATTCCAATTATTCATAACTTTTGTAGGCGTGACTTTACTTGCGTTCATCGGTTCTGCTATGAGCGGTCAACGTAAACTATCCTATAAACAAGTTTGGACACTAACTGCATACAGCTACACAATTCCAACAATCTTCTTTATGATTATGGATGCATGCAAGATTGTCGTACCTGGATCAACATTCATCTATATCGCAGTTGTTTTAATTGTTCTGTACTTAACAATTAAAGAAGTTCCAAAACCGAAAGAAAAATAA